Sequence from the Nocardia brasiliensis genome:
CTGCTCGTGCTGACGGGCTATATCGCACTGTTCGTGGCGGGCACGGTGATCTTGCTGCGCCGCCGCGACCTGGTGTGACGGATCGAGCCGAAAGCCGTTGGCGGACAGTGCGCCGACGGCTTTCGCGCGGGCGCCTCAGCCGCCGAGCACCGCGTGGGCGAGCCGGGACAGCGCCTGTGCGATCTGTGCCGGGCTGAGACCGCGACCGCGCTGCTGGTGGTACACCTCCGCGGACAACGGCGCAAGCAGCGGGTCGATCAACGCGTCGGGTTCTCGAATTCCAGCCTCTCGCAACAATGCTCGCACGTGGGCGGACCAGAAGCCGTACGCGCCGGTCGCGAAGCGCGCCCCGCCGGTTTCCGCGCCGAGGACGAGATCGGCGTGCGCGTCCAGCATTTCGACCATCGCGGCATAGAACGCGGCCAGCCGATCGGCCGGAGGTGCGCCGGGGCCCAGCGGCGCTTCGCCCCCGATCAGCTGCTCCTGCAGCGCCCGTTCGTGCTCGTCGAGCAGGGCCACCGCGATCGAATTGCGGTCCGGGTACCGGCGATAGAGCGTGCCACGCCCGACGCCCGCCGCCTTGGCGATGTCGTCCATCGTCACCGTGCGCGGGTCGCGCGAGGCGAACAGCTCCGCCGCCGCGGCGAGCACCTTGGCCCGGTTGCGGGCGGCGTCCGCGCGCTCGGGCGGTGCGGCGGATCGACCGCTGAGCAGGTCTGGATGGCTGGTCATGATGCCGACTGTACTCGATTTCGGAAGAAGTGGACATGCTGTCCGCTTATGTCCTATGGTCGATCTCAGCGATAAGTGGACATATCGTCCACTTGCTGCCGGTGTGTCCGGCGGCTCGAGCGCGCAGAGTGAGGACCGAAAATGAGCAGCTTGTTGCACCTGGACGCGAGTGCACGCACCCGTTCGATCAGCCGGGAGCTCAGCGCGACGTTCGCCGCCGCGTGGCAGGCGCGGCACCCGGACGGTGCGTACCGCTACCGGGACCTGGCGGCCGAGCCGGTCCCGTTCATCG
This genomic interval carries:
- a CDS encoding TetR/AcrR family transcriptional regulator, with the translated sequence MTSHPDLLSGRSAAPPERADAARNRAKVLAAAAELFASRDPRTVTMDDIAKAAGVGRGTLYRRYPDRNSIAVALLDEHERALQEQLIGGEAPLGPGAPPADRLAAFYAAMVEMLDAHADLVLGAETGGARFATGAYGFWSAHVRALLREAGIREPDALIDPLLAPLSAEVYHQQRGRGLSPAQIAQALSRLAHAVLGG